A stretch of the Luteolibacter rhizosphaerae genome encodes the following:
- a CDS encoding purine-nucleoside phosphorylase, which yields MQDLIGIVLGSGLGPLADRVAVDRSVGFAEVDLPVSKVKGHAGRFLFGRLGSRQVIVMQGRVHLYEGHDAKALTAGVRWMHSQGVQHLILTNAAGTLDPAMSPGTWMMLSDHLNLTGTSPLEGGPNFVDMTEVYDGSARESFRQLAATQGMELHEGVYAGLRGPQYETPAEIRMLRTLGADAVGMSTVLEALQARALGVKVSAFSCLTNWAAGLSPTTLDHAEVIETGAAAAASMMSLLEAWCVA from the coding sequence ATGCAGGATCTCATCGGAATCGTGTTAGGCTCCGGCCTCGGCCCCCTTGCGGATCGCGTCGCCGTAGATCGCAGCGTCGGCTTTGCCGAAGTCGATCTCCCCGTCTCGAAGGTCAAGGGCCACGCCGGTCGCTTCCTTTTCGGTAGGCTCGGATCGCGGCAAGTGATCGTCATGCAAGGCCGGGTCCACCTCTACGAAGGTCACGATGCCAAGGCCCTCACCGCCGGCGTGCGTTGGATGCATTCGCAGGGCGTGCAGCACCTCATCCTCACGAATGCCGCGGGCACCCTCGATCCCGCCATGAGCCCCGGCACTTGGATGATGCTCTCGGATCACCTCAATCTCACCGGCACCTCCCCGCTCGAAGGCGGGCCGAACTTCGTCGATATGACCGAAGTCTACGATGGCTCCGCCCGCGAGAGTTTCCGGCAACTTGCCGCCACTCAGGGCATGGAACTCCACGAAGGCGTCTATGCCGGTCTACGGGGGCCGCAGTACGAGACTCCTGCGGAGATCCGCATGCTCCGCACCCTCGGCGCGGATGCCGTCGGCATGAGCACCGTTCTCGAAGCACTCCAAGCTCGCGCCCTCGGCGTCAAGGTCAGCGCCTTCTCCTGCCTCACCAATTGGGCCGCAGGCCTTTCTCCCACCACCCTCGATCACGCCGAGGTCATCGAGACCGGAGCCGCCGCCGCCGCTTCCATGATGAGCCTCCTGGAAGCCTGGTGCGTCGCTTGA
- a CDS encoding 2-dehydropantoate 2-reductase, giving the protein MSWTFGSVAIVGAGAVGLYYGARLAEAGGDVRFLLRSDYDAVQADGIRLESVAGDLHLEKVQAFRTPEEIGPVDLVIIAWKATSNHLLAEVLPPLLHADTQVMTLQNGLGNCERIAEIAGAERVLGALCFVCLNRLSPGLVSHTAGGRISVGEYVNDGGGRAEEIARRFIEAKVPADAAASLAEAQWKKLVWNIPFNGLAIAEGGVTTDVLLQTPGVEDEIRALMTEVVAAGRAQELVLEDALIDFNIERTRPMGPYRPSSMIDYVEGREVEYEAIWAEPLRRAQAAGVEVPHMERLAERIRERIGLEI; this is encoded by the coding sequence GTGAGCTGGACATTCGGATCGGTGGCAATCGTGGGCGCGGGCGCGGTGGGTCTCTACTACGGGGCGCGTCTCGCGGAGGCGGGTGGTGATGTGCGCTTCCTGCTGCGCTCGGACTACGATGCGGTGCAGGCCGACGGCATCCGGCTGGAGAGCGTAGCCGGTGATCTGCATCTGGAGAAGGTGCAGGCCTTCCGGACGCCGGAGGAGATCGGTCCGGTGGATCTGGTGATCATCGCGTGGAAGGCGACTTCCAATCATCTGCTGGCCGAGGTGCTGCCACCGCTGCTGCACGCGGACACTCAGGTGATGACGCTGCAGAACGGCCTGGGGAACTGCGAGCGGATCGCGGAGATCGCGGGCGCGGAGCGGGTGCTGGGGGCGCTGTGCTTCGTGTGCCTGAACCGCCTTTCGCCGGGCTTGGTGAGCCACACGGCGGGGGGACGGATCAGCGTGGGCGAGTACGTGAATGACGGGGGCGGGCGGGCGGAGGAGATCGCGCGGCGCTTCATAGAAGCGAAGGTGCCGGCAGATGCTGCGGCAAGCCTGGCGGAGGCGCAGTGGAAGAAGCTGGTGTGGAACATCCCCTTCAACGGTCTGGCGATTGCGGAGGGCGGTGTGACGACCGATGTGCTGCTGCAGACACCGGGAGTGGAGGACGAGATCCGGGCACTGATGACGGAGGTGGTCGCCGCGGGGCGCGCGCAGGAGCTGGTGCTGGAGGATGCGCTGATCGACTTCAACATCGAGCGGACCCGGCCGATGGGTCCCTACCGGCCCTCCAGCATGATCGACTATGTCGAGGGGCGCGAGGTGGAGTACGAGGCGATCTGGGCGGAGCCGCTGCGGCGGGCCCAGGCGGCAGGCGTGGAGGTGCCGCACATGGAGCGGCTGGCGGAGAGGATCCGGGAGAGAATCGGCCTGGAAATTTGA
- a CDS encoding alpha/beta hydrolase codes for MKSAFALLALVMTAAADWEPLWTGEAPGAKRPAAGTEKVNDGWRYTDIEVPQYFAYPAPKDKNTGKAVVIFPGGGYGILAMNHEGHDYAKWLNERGITGVVVKYRVSGKADFGYQFPVPFLDARRAIRTVRARAAEWGVDPNKVGVMGSSAGGHLASLCTTRSGDSFPEEGKDEIDKLSCKPDFSILIYPVISMGGTGHSGSRNNLLGANPSPELLEKCSTEKQVSKGLGRVFLLTTADDGVDCRNSLDFAAACKAHGVPASLFQFESGGHGYGMNGKGDLAVWPTLLDAWLKD; via the coding sequence ATGAAATCCGCCTTCGCCCTGCTCGCCCTCGTGATGACTGCCGCCGCCGATTGGGAACCGCTCTGGACAGGCGAGGCACCGGGAGCCAAGCGGCCCGCGGCAGGGACCGAGAAGGTCAACGACGGCTGGCGCTACACGGACATCGAGGTGCCGCAGTACTTCGCCTACCCGGCACCGAAGGACAAGAACACCGGTAAGGCGGTGGTGATCTTCCCGGGCGGTGGCTACGGGATCCTGGCGATGAACCACGAGGGCCACGACTACGCGAAGTGGCTGAATGAACGCGGGATCACGGGGGTGGTGGTGAAGTACCGCGTGAGCGGGAAGGCGGACTTCGGTTACCAATTCCCGGTGCCCTTCCTGGATGCGAGGCGGGCGATCCGAACGGTGCGGGCCCGGGCGGCGGAGTGGGGCGTGGATCCGAACAAGGTGGGCGTGATGGGTTCCTCCGCGGGCGGGCACCTGGCCAGCCTGTGCACGACACGCTCCGGCGACAGTTTCCCGGAAGAGGGCAAGGACGAGATCGACAAGCTGAGCTGCAAGCCGGACTTCTCGATCCTGATCTACCCGGTGATCTCGATGGGCGGGACGGGGCATAGCGGATCGCGCAACAATCTGCTGGGGGCGAATCCATCCCCGGAACTGTTGGAGAAATGCTCGACGGAGAAGCAGGTGAGCAAGGGACTGGGGCGGGTCTTCCTGCTGACGACGGCGGACGACGGGGTGGACTGCCGCAACAGCCTGGACTTCGCGGCGGCCTGCAAGGCACACGGGGTGCCAGCCTCGCTGTTCCAATTCGAGAGCGGCGGGCATGGCTACGGAATGAACGGCAAGGGCGATCTGGCGGTGTGGCCGACGCTGCTGGATGCGTGGCTGAAGGATTGA
- a CDS encoding MBG domain-containing protein → MLFALLMGALVGVVSQQPESAAEGRGPEKVSKREAPRMAGVEAADEAMPVATAESRDDFQRLPRAGRKTTPEASPLPSGPLSPEEVKARKIEALEGILATINTFPGLKEERRESLARYAAQLANSDTPRIQCWAPDTAPETVYAYQKVEQQIAAAGGMSVKALQIADRWNRTATNGTGQGTQGQPVTLRWSIVPDGTPIPSTESGESSDASSLRARMTAIYGGSATGDPAAQPWFPVFQAVFDNLAAVSGLRFVYEPNDDGVTIDGITNGSDWGVTGTRGDIRISGHSIDGNSNVLAYAYYPDNGDVVVDTNDSFFADISNNSIRLRNVMEHEIGHALGLDHVCPINQTKLMEPFISTAYRGSQFDDVYSFQRNYGDPLEVHGTLRNNDSTANARALTLVAGTTSSWEWLSIDDNTDSDHYSFSANTAQQVTVRIIPSDPIQPANPNTDTYLEGSQNSDGSCSAGTAFDPTTQQDLILDLLASNGTTVSTTAVSRPAGETEEITNFQIPTNGTHYIRVRGGSADRAQLYRMEVLLVNAIPSPVVSASATRLDAESNSGLNGAADPSETVRLGITLVNNGTLSANSLNATLTGPSGTTIFDGSESYGTLATGASAERLFVFALSGAASQQVNLSLALNASGYSETLTIPVTLGEMNTSAPLNQNFDGGTALPSGWTRSVSGAGSQWVISSNFSSSAPNSAFSPSVATPGEAILTSPTVTIGPLGGTLEFQHRYNLEDGYDGGVLEASQNGGAWFDLMNSAATVEDGDYNRTIATGFSSSIAGREAWSSDSGSFVPTRIVIPAAWGGSTMAFRWRLVHDSSVGQSGWNVDSVILSSEVPTADPFKPFVSLSASGTSLSESSSTPVNLTLTTPLPLVQSVSVALNVSGTASAADVNGLNTLVLPAGQTSTSLGITASADGLVEGAETLNLAIPSGAAGFAAAAPSSVSISIADTEIQSATVTLSNLSVTYDGTPKSATVTTNPAGLATTVTYNGSAQLPVNAGTYAMQATVTSPGYTGSASGSFVIVSAYRAWIAGFSNPDAPAAAAGADLDQDGWDNASEYALGTSPLSGTSVPQLVPVLTATKMQLLLPAAPVGINRSVETSTDLDSWGTAGVTAIPGGYEVTRSLGRRFLRVVYEVVN, encoded by the coding sequence ATGTTGTTCGCCCTATTGATGGGGGCCCTGGTCGGGGTGGTTTCCCAGCAGCCGGAGAGCGCCGCGGAAGGGCGGGGGCCGGAGAAAGTCTCCAAGCGGGAGGCACCGCGAATGGCCGGGGTGGAAGCCGCCGATGAGGCGATGCCGGTGGCCACAGCGGAGAGCCGGGACGATTTCCAAAGGCTTCCCCGCGCGGGGCGGAAGACCACGCCGGAGGCAAGTCCCCTGCCCTCCGGGCCGCTAAGCCCGGAAGAGGTGAAGGCACGCAAGATCGAGGCTCTGGAGGGAATTCTTGCGACAATCAATACCTTCCCCGGCCTCAAGGAGGAGCGGCGTGAGTCCCTAGCACGCTACGCGGCCCAGCTGGCGAACTCCGACACGCCGCGGATCCAATGCTGGGCACCGGATACGGCTCCGGAGACGGTGTATGCCTACCAGAAGGTGGAGCAGCAGATCGCTGCCGCGGGCGGAATGAGCGTGAAAGCGCTGCAGATCGCCGACCGCTGGAACCGCACCGCGACGAACGGGACCGGCCAAGGCACGCAAGGGCAGCCGGTGACCCTCCGGTGGAGCATCGTGCCCGACGGCACGCCGATTCCCTCGACCGAATCCGGAGAGTCATCCGATGCAAGCAGCTTGCGGGCGAGGATGACCGCTATCTACGGCGGCAGTGCCACGGGCGACCCTGCGGCGCAGCCGTGGTTCCCGGTGTTCCAAGCGGTTTTCGACAATCTGGCTGCGGTTTCCGGTCTGCGATTCGTCTACGAGCCGAACGACGACGGCGTGACGATCGACGGCATCACCAACGGCTCGGATTGGGGTGTGACCGGGACACGAGGCGATATCCGGATCAGCGGTCACTCCATCGATGGCAACAGCAACGTGCTGGCCTATGCCTACTATCCCGACAACGGGGATGTCGTGGTGGATACCAACGATAGCTTCTTCGCCGACATCTCTAACAATTCAATCCGGCTCCGCAATGTCATGGAACACGAGATCGGCCACGCACTGGGTCTCGATCACGTGTGCCCGATCAACCAGACGAAGCTGATGGAGCCGTTCATCAGCACCGCCTACCGAGGCTCGCAGTTCGACGACGTTTATTCGTTCCAGCGGAACTACGGGGATCCTCTGGAGGTGCATGGCACCCTGCGGAACAATGACAGCACTGCGAATGCGCGGGCACTGACGTTGGTAGCGGGCACGACTTCCTCATGGGAGTGGCTGAGCATCGACGACAACACGGATAGCGATCACTATTCCTTCAGTGCAAACACCGCCCAGCAGGTGACGGTGCGGATCATTCCCTCCGATCCGATCCAGCCGGCAAATCCCAATACCGATACCTATCTGGAAGGTTCGCAGAACTCCGACGGGAGCTGTAGCGCTGGAACCGCCTTCGACCCGACCACGCAGCAGGACCTGATCCTGGACTTACTGGCGAGCAACGGAACCACCGTGAGTACCACGGCGGTAAGCAGGCCTGCCGGTGAAACGGAGGAGATCACCAATTTCCAGATCCCGACGAACGGGACGCATTACATCCGCGTGCGTGGTGGAAGTGCAGACCGCGCCCAGCTCTACCGGATGGAGGTGCTGCTAGTGAATGCGATACCGTCACCGGTGGTATCCGCCTCCGCGACGCGGCTGGATGCCGAATCCAACAGCGGGCTGAACGGCGCGGCCGATCCGAGCGAGACAGTGCGGCTGGGCATCACGCTGGTGAACAACGGCACGCTCTCGGCCAACAGCCTGAACGCGACCCTAACAGGTCCATCCGGTACCACGATCTTCGACGGAAGCGAAAGCTACGGCACGCTGGCCACGGGAGCCTCGGCGGAAAGGTTATTCGTCTTCGCGCTCTCCGGAGCGGCGAGCCAACAGGTGAACCTGAGCCTGGCCCTGAATGCGAGCGGCTATAGCGAAACCCTGACGATCCCGGTGACTCTGGGTGAGATGAACACCAGTGCCCCGCTCAACCAGAACTTTGATGGTGGCACGGCCTTACCCTCCGGATGGACGCGGTCCGTCTCCGGGGCCGGAAGCCAATGGGTGATCTCCAGCAACTTCTCCAGTTCCGCGCCGAATTCAGCTTTCTCGCCTTCGGTGGCCACCCCGGGAGAAGCCATCCTGACCTCGCCTACGGTCACGATCGGACCGCTAGGAGGAACCTTGGAATTCCAACATCGCTACAATCTGGAGGACGGCTATGATGGCGGGGTCTTGGAGGCTTCCCAGAATGGTGGGGCTTGGTTCGACCTGATGAATTCCGCGGCCACGGTGGAGGACGGCGACTACAATCGTACCATTGCGACGGGATTCAGCTCTTCCATCGCGGGGAGGGAGGCATGGAGCTCGGATTCAGGGTCATTCGTTCCGACCCGTATCGTCATCCCGGCCGCTTGGGGCGGATCCACCATGGCCTTCCGCTGGAGACTGGTGCATGATAGCTCGGTAGGACAGAGCGGATGGAACGTGGATAGCGTGATCCTGAGCTCCGAGGTCCCGACGGCGGATCCTTTCAAGCCCTTCGTTTCGCTGAGCGCCTCCGGAACGAGCTTGTCCGAGTCTTCATCAACCCCGGTAAACCTGACGCTGACGACGCCGCTCCCGCTGGTGCAGAGCGTAAGCGTGGCGCTGAACGTGAGCGGCACGGCGAGTGCGGCGGATGTGAACGGTCTAAACACCCTTGTGCTGCCCGCGGGACAGACGAGCACGAGCTTGGGGATCACCGCGAGTGCAGACGGCTTGGTCGAAGGAGCGGAAACGCTCAACCTGGCGATCCCCAGCGGTGCGGCGGGCTTCGCGGCAGCAGCGCCTTCGTCGGTTTCCATCAGCATTGCGGACACGGAGATCCAGAGCGCGACGGTGACGCTCTCCAATCTCTCCGTGACCTACGATGGCACGCCGAAGTCGGCGACGGTGACGACCAATCCCGCGGGGCTGGCAACGACTGTGACCTACAACGGCTCGGCGCAACTGCCGGTGAACGCCGGCACCTACGCGATGCAGGCCACCGTGACGAGCCCCGGCTACACGGGCAGTGCGAGCGGCAGCTTCGTGATCGTGTCCGCCTACCGGGCATGGATCGCGGGCTTCAGCAATCCGGACGCGCCGGCAGCAGCGGCTGGCGCCGATCTGGATCAGGACGGATGGGACAATGCGAGCGAGTATGCGCTGGGGACATCACCGCTGAGCGGGACCTCGGTGCCCCAACTCGTGCCGGTGTTGACGGCGACCAAGATGCAGCTCCTGCTGCCCGCGGCACCGGTGGGAATCAACCGCTCGGTGGAAACTTCGACCGACCTCGACAGCTGGGGAACGGCCGGGGTGACAGCAATTCCGGGTGGCTACGAAGTGACACGCAGCCTGGGCCGCCGCTTCCTGCGGGTGGTCTATGAGGTGGTGAACTGA
- a CDS encoding winged helix-turn-helix transcriptional regulator, which produces MKSVQDYLPKADHLRDLCPVRAALDVLAGRWKPSILWELQRKSCRYSDLQTALPGISAQTLTLQLRQLEADDIVLRTVYPEVPARVEYSLSEHGKSLSALLDELERWGVRHMARQGKEPCDCYVRSQDCE; this is translated from the coding sequence ATGAAGTCCGTCCAAGACTACCTGCCGAAAGCCGATCACCTGCGCGATCTCTGCCCGGTGCGTGCCGCGCTCGATGTATTGGCCGGCCGCTGGAAGCCGTCGATCCTCTGGGAACTCCAGCGGAAGAGCTGCAGGTACTCCGATCTTCAGACCGCGCTTCCCGGCATCAGCGCCCAGACGCTCACGCTCCAACTTCGTCAACTCGAGGCGGATGACATCGTGCTCCGCACCGTCTACCCCGAGGTGCCTGCCCGGGTCGAATACAGCCTCAGCGAGCACGGCAAGTCGCTCTCCGCCCTTCTCGACGAACTCGAGCGCTGGGGCGTCCGTCACATGGCTCGCCAGGGGAAGGAACCCTGCGATTGCTACGTCCGCTCACAAGATTGTGAGTAG
- a CDS encoding FMN-dependent NADH-azoreductase gives MKTLLVIDSSARTKRSTTRSLTHRFATAWRARFGDSSVVHRDLGVNPPQAIDQAWISSAFEKEPGGPSTALAESNMLIDEIFRADVIVVGAPMYNFGMPAVLKSYIDQIVRSGRTFDFTDSDENPYIPLVPSRPLVLITSKGSGEYEPGGVMESMNYLEPHLATVFGFIGLGDIRFVKVAREEYKDEQWKQMVLDAEQAVDQLSTSLSAEPALA, from the coding sequence ATGAAAACGCTCCTCGTCATCGACTCCAGCGCCCGCACCAAGCGCTCCACCACCCGTTCCCTCACGCATCGTTTCGCCACGGCATGGCGCGCCCGCTTCGGGGACAGCTCCGTCGTCCATCGCGATCTCGGGGTGAATCCTCCGCAGGCGATTGACCAAGCCTGGATCTCCTCCGCCTTCGAAAAGGAACCGGGCGGCCCTTCCACCGCCCTCGCGGAGAGCAACATGCTCATCGATGAAATCTTCCGCGCCGATGTCATCGTCGTCGGTGCTCCGATGTACAACTTCGGGATGCCTGCCGTGCTGAAGAGCTACATCGACCAGATCGTCCGCTCCGGGCGCACCTTCGATTTCACCGATTCCGACGAGAATCCCTACATCCCGCTCGTGCCCTCCCGGCCCCTCGTGCTCATCACCTCGAAGGGTTCCGGTGAGTACGAACCGGGAGGTGTCATGGAATCCATGAACTACCTCGAACCTCACCTCGCCACGGTCTTCGGCTTCATCGGCCTCGGCGATATCCGCTTCGTGAAAGTCGCTCGCGAGGAATACAAGGACGAGCAATGGAAGCAGATGGTCCTCGATGCCGAACAAGCCGTGGACCAACTATCTACCAGTCTTTCCGCCGAACCTGCCTTGGCCTGA
- a CDS encoding HPP family protein — protein sequence MRNFIQSIAGGGTLPPRLPARQILLAGLGGALAIALLATLTQLSGTALVLGSFGASCVFIFGLPEAPFSQPRNVIGGHLISSATGLAIYSLFGAQPWALGIALGLAIMLMFATRMVHAPAGSNPVIVFLTAPGWSFLVTPTLLGAVGLVLVGLIYHQATGRGKYPVYWWGREAKP from the coding sequence ATGAGAAACTTCATTCAATCGATCGCAGGGGGTGGCACCTTGCCGCCGCGTTTGCCCGCGCGCCAGATCCTCTTGGCTGGCTTGGGCGGTGCCTTGGCGATCGCCCTGCTGGCCACGCTCACCCAACTGAGCGGGACGGCCTTGGTGCTCGGCTCCTTCGGGGCGAGCTGCGTGTTCATCTTCGGACTGCCGGAGGCGCCCTTCTCCCAGCCGCGGAACGTGATCGGGGGTCACCTGATCAGCAGCGCGACGGGCTTGGCGATCTACTCGCTGTTCGGCGCGCAGCCGTGGGCGCTGGGGATCGCCCTCGGGCTGGCCATCATGCTGATGTTCGCGACGCGGATGGTCCATGCGCCGGCAGGATCGAATCCGGTGATCGTATTCCTGACTGCACCCGGGTGGTCCTTCTTGGTCACGCCGACCCTCTTGGGGGCGGTGGGACTGGTGCTGGTGGGGCTGATCTACCACCAGGCGACCGGCCGGGGAAAGTATCCGGTCTACTGGTGGGGGCGGGAGGCGAAGCCGTGA
- a CDS encoding TetR/AcrR family transcriptional regulator: protein MRFSPKREILLDAAWRLFYRDGFHAVGIDTVLAEAGVAKMTLYNHFPSKDDLIVAVLERRAAQFEGSLFAAVEAAGDDPMKRLMTVFDWHAEWLRSPDFNGCAFIKAVAEFPLQEAKPHQVAIAHKTRIYRLLKSLLKALSVRQASALARQFELLIEGAIVAAHTHGRPTAAKDARSAAESLLGSRLR, encoded by the coding sequence GTGCGCTTCTCGCCCAAACGCGAAATCCTTCTCGATGCCGCCTGGCGGCTCTTCTATCGCGACGGCTTCCACGCCGTCGGCATCGACACCGTCCTTGCCGAGGCCGGCGTCGCGAAGATGACCCTCTACAATCACTTCCCCTCGAAGGACGACCTCATCGTCGCCGTCCTCGAGCGCCGCGCCGCCCAGTTCGAGGGCTCCCTCTTCGCCGCTGTCGAAGCCGCCGGTGACGATCCGATGAAGCGCCTGATGACTGTCTTCGATTGGCATGCCGAATGGCTCCGCTCCCCGGATTTCAATGGCTGCGCCTTCATCAAGGCCGTCGCCGAGTTCCCGCTACAAGAAGCCAAGCCCCACCAAGTCGCCATCGCCCACAAGACTCGGATCTACCGGCTCCTCAAGTCCCTCCTCAAGGCCCTGTCCGTCCGCCAAGCCTCCGCCCTCGCGCGCCAATTCGAGCTCCTTATCGAAGGAGCCATCGTCGCCGCCCACACCCACGGCCGTCCCACCGCCGCCAAGGACGCCCGCTCCGCCGCCGAGTCGTTGCTCGGCTCTCGTCTTCGCTAG
- the rpsA gene encoding 30S ribosomal protein S1, which translates to MSTSVLESTTNQELADLIDSKFREFREGTIVKGTIIEIRPQVVLVDIGYKSEGAIPSNEFEDEEIEVGDEVEVLLEKLENDEGMVVLSKEKAAHKQNWEKIVKVFQDGGLVRGKVKSVVKGGLTVNVGVEAFLPGSQVDIIPPKDLNEYVGNIYEFKIVKVNDERKNIVLSRREVIEAERAELRQQFLRTVKVGDKVTGAVKNITDFGAFVDLQGMDGLLHITDMSWGRINHPSEMLIIGQPVDVVILDVDREKERVSLGLKQMSDNPWEDIERKFAIGSQVKGKVTKLLPYGAFIELERGVEGLVHVSELSWVKRITRPSDVLELDQVIEAVVLGISIEEQKISLGVRQLEPNPWDEIEVRYPIGATIKGPVRNLTAYGAFVELEEGIDGMVHVSDMSWTRKINHPSEVLKKNDEVEAIVLSIDKANQRVSLGLKQLEDDPWSHIDERFKVGDLVKGTVAKIASFGAFISLDGDIDGLIHISQLSEDHVEKVKDVIKVGDEVEARVIKVDKVERRIGLSIKAVNYSEADLKKESASFESLRPSSEMVGLEQAFNLAAFKAEEWSPSED; encoded by the coding sequence ATGAGCACCTCAGTGCTTGAATCCACAACCAATCAGGAACTTGCCGATCTGATCGATTCCAAGTTCCGCGAGTTCCGCGAAGGAACCATCGTGAAGGGCACGATCATCGAGATCCGCCCGCAAGTCGTCCTCGTCGATATCGGCTACAAGTCCGAGGGCGCCATCCCATCGAACGAGTTCGAGGATGAAGAAATCGAAGTCGGCGACGAAGTCGAAGTGCTTCTCGAAAAGCTTGAGAACGATGAGGGCATGGTCGTCCTCTCGAAGGAAAAGGCTGCCCACAAGCAGAACTGGGAAAAGATCGTCAAGGTGTTCCAAGACGGCGGCCTCGTTCGCGGCAAGGTCAAGTCGGTCGTCAAGGGCGGTCTCACCGTCAACGTTGGCGTCGAAGCCTTCCTGCCCGGCTCCCAGGTGGACATCATCCCGCCGAAGGATCTCAACGAATACGTCGGCAACATCTACGAGTTCAAGATCGTCAAGGTCAACGACGAGCGGAAGAACATCGTGCTTTCCCGCCGCGAGGTCATCGAGGCCGAGCGTGCCGAACTGCGCCAGCAGTTCCTGCGCACCGTCAAGGTGGGCGACAAGGTCACCGGCGCGGTCAAGAACATCACCGACTTCGGTGCCTTCGTCGACCTGCAGGGCATGGACGGCCTGCTCCACATCACCGACATGTCGTGGGGCCGGATCAACCACCCTTCCGAGATGCTCATCATCGGCCAGCCGGTGGATGTGGTCATCCTGGACGTGGATCGCGAGAAGGAGCGTGTCTCTCTCGGCCTGAAGCAAATGTCCGACAATCCTTGGGAAGACATCGAGCGCAAGTTCGCGATCGGTTCCCAGGTCAAGGGCAAGGTCACGAAGCTTCTCCCCTACGGCGCGTTCATCGAACTCGAGCGTGGTGTTGAAGGTCTGGTGCACGTTTCCGAACTGTCTTGGGTCAAGCGCATCACCCGCCCGAGCGACGTGCTCGAGCTCGACCAGGTCATCGAGGCCGTCGTGCTCGGCATCAGCATCGAGGAGCAGAAGATCTCCCTCGGTGTCCGCCAGCTCGAGCCGAATCCTTGGGACGAAATCGAAGTCCGCTACCCGATCGGCGCCACCATCAAGGGTCCGGTCCGCAATCTCACCGCTTACGGTGCGTTCGTGGAGCTGGAAGAAGGCATCGACGGCATGGTCCACGTCTCCGACATGTCCTGGACCCGCAAGATCAATCACCCCTCCGAAGTTCTCAAGAAGAACGACGAAGTGGAAGCGATCGTGCTCTCCATCGACAAGGCCAACCAGCGCGTCTCGCTCGGCCTCAAGCAGCTTGAGGACGATCCATGGAGCCACATCGACGAGCGCTTCAAGGTGGGCGACCTCGTCAAGGGCACCGTGGCGAAGATCGCTTCCTTCGGCGCCTTCATCAGCCTCGATGGCGACATCGACGGCCTGATCCACATCTCGCAGCTCAGCGAAGACCACGTGGAGAAGGTGAAGGACGTGATCAAGGTGGGCGACGAAGTCGAAGCCCGCGTGATCAAGGTCGACAAGGTCGAGCGCCGTATCGGTCTCTCGATCAAGGCCGTCAACTACAGCGAAGCCGATCTCAAGAAGGAAAGCGCCAGCTTCGAAAGCCTGCGCCCGTCCTCCGAGATGGTGGGCCTCGAGCAGGCCTTCAACCTCGCCGCCTTCAAGGCCGAGGAGTGGAGCCCGTCCGAAGACTGA
- the hisG gene encoding ATP phosphoribosyltransferase, which produces MPDTSEKTLKLAIPKGSLEGPTIDLLAKAGYEVYVSSRGLRPTSNDSELDLYLIRAQEVARYIDQGFIDCGITGLDWASEFDGSLVDLAELPFSRASAMPTRWVLVVPEASEIKKPEDLQGKRIATEGVAITERYLKSKGIEAEVEFSWGATEVKVPDLVDAIVDVTETGSSIKANKLRIVDTLLTSFPHFYASQSAAADPWKRQKMERLVLLLKAALEARDKVGLKMNLPADKLPALLERLPAMRRPTVSQLSEEGWVAVETVIHEKVVRDIIPTLKELGAEGIIEYPLNKIVA; this is translated from the coding sequence ATGCCGGACACCTCAGAAAAGACTCTCAAGCTGGCCATTCCCAAGGGTTCCTTGGAAGGGCCGACCATCGACCTTCTCGCGAAGGCCGGTTACGAGGTCTATGTGTCGTCCCGTGGCCTGCGTCCGACCTCGAACGATTCCGAATTGGATCTCTATCTGATTCGAGCCCAAGAGGTTGCCCGCTATATCGACCAAGGCTTCATCGACTGCGGCATCACCGGTCTCGACTGGGCCAGCGAGTTCGACGGCAGCTTGGTGGATCTCGCCGAGCTTCCCTTCTCGCGCGCCTCCGCCATGCCGACCCGTTGGGTTCTCGTGGTGCCGGAAGCCTCCGAGATCAAGAAGCCGGAAGACCTTCAGGGCAAGCGCATCGCGACCGAAGGCGTGGCCATCACCGAGCGCTACCTGAAGTCCAAGGGGATCGAAGCCGAAGTGGAGTTCTCCTGGGGTGCCACCGAAGTGAAGGTGCCCGATCTGGTGGATGCCATCGTGGACGTCACCGAGACCGGTTCCTCGATCAAGGCGAACAAGCTGCGCATCGTCGATACCCTGCTGACCTCTTTCCCTCACTTCTACGCCAGCCAGTCCGCCGCTGCGGATCCCTGGAAGCGCCAGAAGATGGAGCGCCTCGTTCTTCTGCTGAAGGCCGCGCTCGAAGCCCGAGACAAGGTGGGCTTGAAAATGAATCTTCCGGCGGACAAGCTGCCCGCCCTGCTCGAACGCCTTCCCGCGATGCGTCGTCCGACCGTCTCCCAGCTCTCGGAAGAGGGATGGGTCGCGGTGGAAACCGTCATCCACGAGAAAGTCGTCCGCGATATCATCCCGACGCTCAAGGAACTCGGTGCCGAAGGCATCATCGAGTACCCGTTGAACAAGATCGTCGCCTGA